ATCCCTTCCTAAACATATAAAGAACGtgacattaaatttatttttttagaggAAGATGCAGAAAATGGCAATCCAAGACTGCTGCACTTACCTGTGACATAAAGGCCTATccacaaaaagaagaaaaaatctaAAAGCGGTTTTAGAGACTAAAGGTTGTGAGTTCACAAAGATCTTATTCTGTAACAAGAATTTGTTGCAACGAAACAGCAAAGAAATTACTATGCTCCCAAACTATAATCTAATCTCTGATGCCAGATATGGAGAGATCATTTTGAAGCCTCCTAGACCTTTTCTACTTCTGATTTCATTTACCCTATAACCAGCTATACCATGAACCCACATGGAAACTCGGCTTAGCTTTTCAGAATGATAATGTTATTACATGAGAAAAAAGCTACTCACTGCTAAACAAGGAGAATGGAGATAAGACGATTTCCATGcataattgtataattataaagttctaaaataaattgaaaaggACAGTGTAATTTATATACTGGTGCACACCTTTGCATTAGGACTGTTAAAGAATTTCATAACAAAAGGGTGCAAGCTTGGGTCACTGCTAAACACAGTCACAAGGGGAATGCTAGCTTCTTCAACAAACTTCTCAAGAGTATCCACCTTAAAATCCTGGAAGCATGTAACTTCAGCAAGTTAGCTGCTTGAGCATAGCTTGACAGAACCATTTACAAAAGTTTACTATACCTTGGAGTCAACAAAGATTTCATCAAAAGGCTTGAACAACCTCACTACCGGGCCAGTCACAGATGAATCTCCATGTGGAAGGATTTTAGCGTTCAGTGTATGACCAAACTCATACTCTGATCTCAATTTCTCAGCAACAGCTGTGAAGTTGTCAAACTCCTCTCCAGATAAGTTCGGGAAAACCCCAACCTAAAAAACATGCATAAATGTTCAAACAAACCTTTGAATTTCCTCtaactaaacaaataaaaccaAAGTATTCATGTCAAACGCACAACAACTATCTTCTTCTCATCAATAAAACTACTAGCATCTTCTGCAGTCTTTATTTCAGTAGATGCAGGACCACTCTGTTTCTTTAAATAAGCAACAATACCCTCAGCATCACGGGGGCCTTTGTATTCTTGAATAGACTTCCCACCATCTCTCAAAATCTTAAGTGAGGGGAAACCCCTAATATCAAACTTAGTGGTAAGATCTTTGTTTGCTTCGTCATTAGCATCAACTTTGGCAAGAACAATTGGGGGGTCAAGAGTACTCAAAATAGATGCAGCTTTCTCATACTACAAATAACAATAGACactttgttaatttgttatCAGCAAATTGAACAAgcattataaatatcatataaaacaAGGGTAGATAAGTACCTCTGGAGCAAGATTTTTGCAGTGGACACACCTGAAAAATGATAGAGTCAACAAGTAACAAAATATATGGAAACTCAAATTCCAATAATAAAACGATTTTACTAGAACTTAATCAGCAACATGCAATTGATAAATATTACGATTTCAGGTTGAAGTTGGCTCAGAGAAACTACAGaattgtccaaaaaaaaaagagagagagagagagagacatgcattcaacaaaaacaaaattaaaaaattaataactaattagtaaaataatataaaaaccagccgaattaaaaattaaaataaacaaattaagatAACAAAGAATGTATAGCCTGCAACTCTAGATTAATCAAACATTAGAAAAATTCCTTAAGCCatagaatgaaattaaaatctcgtgaaaaacaaatcaacaaaaagaGGAGCTAAATTTAAAATCTGCAGAGGACCAAACACAGTTAACTAGATATgtagaagttaaaaaaaaaaatcaaaggaaGTGAAGATTATACCAAGGCGCGTAAAATTCAACGACGATGAACTTGTGTTTACTAACAGTGTCATCAAAGTTGGAGTGATCCAAAGTGACGACGAACTCCTTGGATTCGGTGCTCTTGCTCTCTTCAGCAAAGACCGCCGTGAGGAAACAGGCGATCAGCATCACTAGAGGAAATATCAGCGATTTGATCGCCATGATCACAGCTCTCTTTCTGAAAAAATATCTTCTGATACTCTTTCTTAAACTTTTAATCAGAAATTGGAGGATTTTGTGGCGGTGTGAGTCAGAAAGAGAACGCGACAAACATGGTACTGGCACGTGACTCAGTGGAAGATGTTCACGTGAGTGAACAACCAGAGTCGCGCTTAAAATACCTATTCGAGCCGcatgttgatgaaaatctacGTGGAGGATTTTGATTGGGGAATTGTCGTAATAGCAAGTGTTGGGACGTggaataaataaagttttactTATTAAGGGGGCttgctttaatatttaaaaattatcttgcgaatttattttttattttttttgtttaatttatcaataataaaatattataataatattttattattaatactgacataacagataatataagtgataatctgattatcatattcactttaactatttaaatgttattaagataattttaattttattataattatattattatttattattattttagataaaaataaatttatttttaattaatatgataaaaaatataaaaaatatttaaaaataattatatttaaagacatttaaataaaataatttattaattatttttaatcaaatataataattatttatactcatcaaattttattaaatataataataatttataattaataaaataatttttttattttaataataaaatattatctaaaccaaaCCACATAACTGAAATGGTCAGTCGTAACTTGCAACAatcaatcttaaatttaattcggctGAAAGACTTACTCTTGCCCAGGATAAAACTATCACATTTTCCTAGAAATCTTACAGTTTTCctttaatccaaaatttaaaaataacgaATAcctttttaagtttatttttttctctccaaagacaatttattatcttttcgATCGTTTATTATGCTCTCTCTCgtcttatctctttttaccagtctctctctctctattctTTTCAGTTATCTTCAACCGAGACAAAAACGATGTctttatttgaaacaaaaataattttatcttcatctcGATCGAAAACtactgaaaagaaaagaaagagagaccAAAAAGAGAATGATCGGCGATTGACCGTCAAAGATAGCTAATCAATGCAAGAGGGAAGTGAAAAAGCCCGAAAGagtatttgtcacttttcaaactttgaattggagaataaattatgaattttttaaatcgaggaagaaaattgtaataaaatcttagttttcaaaattttttaataaataacaattttaccccaatctcaactaaaattattaataaaaaatatttatatgtaagtgtttagatttttgaaaattaagggTATGGGTTTGAGTTTTCACCATACCTTGGGTGAcgttaagtcttttggcctttcattTTTAGTTAACAGTTTAAATACTTtgccattattattattatgttttagctaaaaaactatttcccacccaagtttcaatgaaaaaataaatatgtatctatgacaaataaaaaatttaaatacttacccaagttttagtttgtTGTCATGTATCtaagaattttctattaagattaagaagtaaaatcattattttatcagtaatattaaaataattaaaattatatctcatttccctcttcgtttgaaaaactaacaattttctttaggattaaattttgaaaaatttacttttctctctAAGATATTAAACTTGAAATCCAACCACTTCCACTTGCAAACAACAACCCTCTCATGATAAAGGCATCGTCATTTTCCAACAAAGTTTGGGGTGAAGTTGTCAACAATCGCCGATAGGCAgagaggtaaagaaaaaaatttagagatttgGAAGAgagtcattttttaaagttaaggtccatggtaaaatattaattttcaaaatagagtagaaaaatgagataaaattatataatttttaatgttattattaaataatggttttactcttatatttaatgataattttaataaaaatttaaagatcgaaagatatttaaaattttcatttaccataaatatgtttttaatattagactaaaatttgagtagaaaataattatttttttaagaacagGAATGCTTTGCTATTGCCTAACGTTACAAATGAAACCTCATAATTGACATAATTTATTAGAGTAAATTACGTTCTTCTGCCCAAGGttttatttaaaagtatttttcaattattaaaaggtataaataaaatttggttgaaaacacaaattaacaatttaaaggCAAAAAGTGATTTTACCattttgtaaaatatgaaaaattgaaaaagcttTTTCTGCATACCAAAGTAAGAACTAAACATGATGGTTCAGCGTTTTAATAGGtttaaaaacttgaattttacaCCTGTAAAACCCTAGCAACACCATTTCCAGTTATCAAGCCACAAGCCAAGGCTGCCAAGAAAGGAAAGGTCATGTAATGAAGAATATTATGAGAGTTAAAGTTCACTAGTTGGTTGACCGATTGGGTATGGCCGATTgaacaatcaatttttaaaaacaaattaattaaccaatcaattttttaaaaataaattggttaattaaatgtttaatcAATCAACCTTTCTACCGTCAAAGTcatcaaaaattttcatattttcatctcATATTTTAGTCTTAATTTGGTGAATGAAtgaattttataacttaattgAGTGAATTTATGCTTGATTAACTCTTAACTAGAGAAATACAAAGCCTAAtgatattttaactaatatcccaaaaagagaaataaaatagtttcacataatttagatatttaaaagatttttttttttgagttgatttggattatttggtaattttttaaaaaataaatagtaaagataaaatgatgGCTTCCCTTTTTAacacattttataaaaaaacaaaaaaaaatcttaccaatgtttgattttgtgagagaaaaattatttttaagccAAACCTTGGGAAAATCTACTTTGCAcatattattactattatcatCGAGACAGAACAATATTTCCCACTAAATTACGTCAAAACAGcaagattttttactttaaagttgaaaaaaaaaaaaaaagggacaaaTTGGCACATTCTATTACATTTTTAAGGCAAAAAccagaaaaagattaaaatatttttatgactTTGTAAtaactattaaagttaaataacacttgacttaaaaaaaacttatattttatagttaataattatataaaaatt
This is a stretch of genomic DNA from Mangifera indica cultivar Alphonso chromosome 11, CATAS_Mindica_2.1, whole genome shotgun sequence. It encodes these proteins:
- the LOC123229744 gene encoding protein disulfide-isomerase-like, giving the protein MAIKSLIFPLVMLIACFLTAVFAEESKSTESKEFVVTLDHSNFDDTVSKHKFIVVEFYAPWCVHCKNLAPEYEKAASILSTLDPPIVLAKVDANDEANKDLTTKFDIRGFPSLKILRDGGKSIQEYKGPRDAEGIVAYLKKQSGPASTEIKTAEDASSFIDEKKIVVVGVFPNLSGEEFDNFTAVAEKLRSEYEFGHTLNAKILPHGDSSVTGPVVRLFKPFDEIFVDSKDFKVDTLEKFVEEASIPLVTVFSSDPSLHPFVMKFFNSPNAKAMLFMNFNSEGADSFKSKYREVADQYKGQGISFLMGDLDASKAAFQYFGLKESQVPLIIVQATDGQKYLKPNLEADQIASWMKEYKGGKIQPYKKSEPIPEENNEPVKVVVAESIQEMVFKSGKNVLLEFYAPWCGHCKKLAPILDEVAVSYKNDADVVIAKFDATANDIPSDTFDVKGFPTVYLRSASGKVVAYEGDRTKEDIIQFIEKNRDKSAPQESVKAESSAKDEL